Proteins from a single region of Nakamurella deserti:
- a CDS encoding helix-turn-helix transcriptional regulator, with product MPADRSALGAFLRSRRDRLTPARAGIRAFPGARRVPGLRKDELAVLAGLSPDHYSRLEQGRQHTVTEEVVEALSRALQLDDVERAHLRDLAAPASQRRRAAPEIAQRPEPGMLRLMTALDSLPVLLLGRRSEVLARNGLLCEVLGASLPPGSSFLRWLFLDPGARVRITNWTDFAAASVGALRYESGRRPDDRRLTALIADLRAADDDVARWWDDQRVTFRTSLTKVVDHPAAGPLQFGVESVVGPHDPDQRLVVYTVEPGSPTAAVMPMLASWASAPTT from the coding sequence GCGTTCCTCCGCTCCCGGCGGGACCGGCTGACCCCCGCCCGGGCCGGGATCCGGGCCTTCCCCGGGGCGCGCCGCGTTCCCGGCCTGCGCAAGGACGAACTGGCGGTGCTGGCCGGGCTGAGCCCGGATCACTACAGCCGCCTGGAGCAGGGCCGGCAGCACACCGTCACCGAGGAGGTCGTCGAGGCGCTGTCCCGGGCCCTGCAGCTCGACGACGTCGAACGCGCCCACCTCCGCGACCTGGCCGCACCGGCCTCGCAGCGGCGCCGGGCGGCGCCGGAGATCGCCCAGCGGCCCGAGCCCGGGATGCTGCGGCTGATGACGGCGCTGGATTCCCTGCCGGTCCTGCTGCTCGGCCGGCGCTCGGAGGTGCTGGCCCGCAACGGACTGCTGTGCGAGGTCCTGGGTGCGTCGCTGCCGCCGGGCTCGTCGTTCCTCCGCTGGCTGTTCCTCGACCCGGGCGCGCGGGTGCGCATCACCAACTGGACCGACTTCGCCGCCGCGTCGGTCGGGGCCCTGCGCTACGAGTCCGGACGGCGTCCCGACGACCGCCGGCTGACCGCACTGATCGCCGACCTGCGGGCCGCCGACGACGACGTGGCGCGGTGGTGGGACGACCAGCGGGTCACCTTCCGCACCTCGTTGACCAAGGTCGTCGACCACCCCGCCGCCGGACCGCTGCAGTTCGGGGTCGAGTCGGTCGTCGGGCCGCACGACCCCGACCAGCGGCTGGTCGTCTACACGGTCGAACCGGGATCCCCGACCGCCGCGGTGATGCCGATGCTGGCCAGCTGGGCGTCCGCACCCACCACTTGA
- the coaA gene encoding type I pantothenate kinase: MSHVNDGVRFVPEALPAAVPDGTVPSPAGTPADPDGRPHHEDDRSPWVEFDRAEWSALAASTPVPLTDDEIARLSGLTDPIDLAEVEQIYLPLSRLLSLYVAGTGELHRVTSKFLSERQQRTPFVIGVAGSVAVGKSTTARVLKELLGRWPDTPRVELITTDGFLHPNKVLEKRKLMQRKGFPESYDRRALLKFVRDVKSGAAEVRAPRYDHITYDILAGEEIVVRRPDVLIVEGLNVLQPATLPAPGKRLHESALAVSDYFDFSIYVDARTAYIRQWYVERFLHLRESAFAEPGAFFHRFAALSDEQAVALATEIWGSINEPNLLQNIQPTRGRANLVLRKGADHSVKRIQLRKL, encoded by the coding sequence ATGTCCCACGTCAACGACGGTGTGCGGTTCGTGCCCGAGGCCCTCCCCGCAGCGGTGCCCGACGGGACGGTGCCGTCGCCCGCGGGGACACCCGCCGACCCGGACGGGCGGCCGCACCACGAGGACGACCGGTCGCCGTGGGTCGAGTTCGACCGGGCTGAATGGAGCGCGCTGGCCGCGTCCACCCCGGTGCCGCTGACCGACGACGAGATCGCCCGGCTGTCCGGCCTGACCGACCCGATCGACCTGGCCGAGGTCGAGCAGATCTACCTGCCGCTGTCGCGGCTGCTGAGCCTGTACGTCGCCGGCACCGGCGAGCTGCACCGGGTGACGTCGAAGTTCCTGTCCGAGCGGCAGCAGCGCACCCCGTTCGTGATCGGTGTGGCCGGGTCCGTGGCCGTCGGCAAGTCGACCACCGCCCGGGTGCTCAAGGAGCTGCTCGGCCGCTGGCCGGACACGCCGCGGGTGGAGCTGATCACCACCGACGGGTTCCTGCACCCGAACAAGGTGCTGGAGAAGCGCAAGCTGATGCAGCGCAAGGGGTTTCCCGAGTCCTACGACCGGCGCGCGCTGCTGAAGTTCGTCCGGGACGTGAAGTCCGGGGCGGCCGAGGTCCGGGCCCCCCGCTACGACCACATCACCTACGACATCCTGGCCGGCGAGGAGATCGTCGTCCGGCGGCCCGACGTGCTCATCGTCGAGGGCCTCAACGTGCTGCAGCCGGCCACGCTGCCCGCCCCGGGCAAACGGCTGCACGAGAGCGCGCTGGCGGTCAGCGACTACTTCGACTTCTCCATCTACGTCGACGCCCGGACCGCCTACATCCGGCAGTGGTACGTCGAGCGGTTCCTGCACCTGCGCGAGTCGGCGTTCGCTGAGCCCGGCGCGTTCTTCCACCGCTTCGCCGCGCTGTCGGACGAGCAGGCCGTCGCGCTGGCCACCGAGATCTGGGGATCGATCAACGAGCCCAACCTGCTGCAGAACATCCAGCCGACCCGGGGCCGCGCCAACCTGGTGCTGCGCAAGGGCGCCGACCACTCGGTCAAGCGGATCCAGCTGCGCAAACTCTGA
- a CDS encoding YgfZ/GcvT domain-containing protein — protein MDETPGPLPLLHPAHSPLLQRPGAVAGSGADATVAWHYGDPMGEQRRTERGTGLVDRSHREVLKVAGTDRHDWLNKLTSQLLLPLADGAATEALVLSPQGHVEHHFGVTEFGDAVYLDTEPGRGTALLDYLERMKFWSRVDLSVAPLRQLSLLGRGAAQLIDGTPAVGRAVAHGDGFVRRSRLGVDVFTLDVAGTATTLIAAGAAPTGSWADDALRVPTRRPRIGVDTDDRTIPNEVSWLTDAVHLHKGCYRGQETVARVANLGRPPRRLVMLNLDGSQDLLPAPGDPVTTAEGRTVGRLGTVAQHHEDGPIALALVKRAVGPDAALLAGGVDARIDPADGVPDDASPMSRLDRGAFVDLRRN, from the coding sequence ATGGACGAGACCCCGGGTCCGCTGCCCCTCCTGCACCCCGCACACTCCCCGCTGTTGCAGCGCCCCGGCGCGGTGGCCGGCAGCGGCGCCGACGCGACCGTCGCCTGGCACTACGGCGACCCGATGGGCGAGCAGCGCCGGACCGAGCGCGGCACCGGCCTGGTCGACCGCTCGCACCGGGAGGTCCTGAAGGTCGCCGGCACCGACCGGCACGACTGGCTGAACAAGCTGACCAGCCAGCTGCTGCTGCCGCTGGCCGACGGCGCCGCCACCGAGGCGCTGGTGCTGTCACCGCAGGGCCACGTCGAGCACCACTTCGGCGTCACCGAGTTCGGCGACGCGGTGTACCTGGACACCGAGCCCGGTCGCGGAACGGCGCTGCTGGACTACCTGGAGCGGATGAAGTTCTGGAGCCGGGTCGACCTGTCGGTCGCGCCGCTGCGCCAGCTCAGCCTGCTCGGCAGGGGGGCCGCCCAGCTGATCGACGGGACACCGGCGGTCGGCCGGGCCGTGGCCCACGGCGACGGATTCGTGCGCCGCAGCCGGCTGGGCGTCGACGTCTTCACCCTCGACGTGGCCGGCACCGCGACGACGCTGATCGCCGCGGGCGCGGCACCCACCGGCAGCTGGGCCGACGACGCCTTGCGCGTCCCCACCCGACGGCCGCGGATCGGCGTCGACACCGACGACCGCACCATCCCCAACGAGGTCAGCTGGCTGACCGACGCGGTGCACCTGCACAAGGGCTGCTACCGCGGCCAGGAGACCGTGGCCCGGGTGGCCAACCTGGGCCGGCCGCCCCGCCGGCTGGTGATGCTCAACCTCGACGGCAGCCAGGACCTGCTGCCCGCCCCCGGCGACCCCGTGACCACCGCCGAGGGCCGCACCGTCGGCCGGCTCGGCACCGTCGCCCAGCACCACGAGGACGGCCCGATCGCGCTGGCGCTGGTCAAGCGCGCGGTCGGCCCGGACGCCGCGCTGCTCGCCGGTGGCGTCGACGCCCGGATCGACCCGGCCGACGGCGTGCCCGACGACGCCTCACCGATGTCCCGCCTGGACCGGGGCGCGTTCGTCGACCTCCGCCGCAACTGA
- a CDS encoding threonine ammonia-lyase, with amino-acid sequence MTDLVDLAALRDAARRIDGIAVRTPLLESPWPDLWLKPETLQPMGAFKIRGAVTAISRLGAAERARGILAHSSGNHAQAVAYAARRLGIDAHIVIPDNAPARKIEATRGYGATVELVPLTERFSRPAELQRETGKAMIPPFDSLDVIAGQGTVGLEIAEDAPDVAVVLVPVSGGGLISGTAAAVAALLPHAVVIGVEPELAGDAAASFRAGVRQEWSPHDTARTMADGLRTFSVGHLTWPHIQAHVADIVTVTEDEIAEATRRLLIDGRLLAEPSGAVSAAAFFFHRDRLPPGRTVAVISGGNIDPAVLRSLLA; translated from the coding sequence GTGACCGACCTCGTCGACCTCGCCGCCCTCCGGGACGCCGCCCGCCGCATCGACGGCATCGCGGTGCGCACCCCGCTGCTCGAGTCGCCGTGGCCGGACCTGTGGCTCAAGCCCGAGACCCTGCAGCCGATGGGTGCGTTCAAGATCCGCGGCGCGGTCACCGCGATCAGCCGGCTGGGCGCCGCCGAGCGGGCGCGCGGCATCCTCGCCCACTCGTCGGGCAACCACGCCCAGGCCGTGGCCTACGCCGCCCGCCGGCTGGGCATCGACGCGCACATCGTCATCCCCGACAACGCCCCGGCCCGCAAGATCGAGGCGACCCGCGGCTACGGCGCCACCGTCGAGCTGGTGCCGCTCACCGAACGGTTCAGCCGGCCGGCGGAACTGCAGCGGGAGACCGGCAAGGCGATGATCCCGCCGTTCGACAGCCTGGACGTCATCGCCGGTCAGGGCACCGTCGGTCTCGAGATCGCCGAGGACGCCCCCGATGTCGCGGTGGTGCTGGTGCCGGTCTCGGGCGGCGGGCTGATCTCCGGCACGGCGGCGGCGGTCGCGGCGCTGCTGCCGCACGCGGTGGTGATCGGCGTCGAACCGGAGCTGGCCGGCGACGCCGCGGCGTCGTTCCGGGCCGGGGTCCGGCAGGAGTGGTCACCGCACGACACCGCCCGCACGATGGCCGACGGGTTGCGGACGTTCTCCGTCGGGCACCTCACCTGGCCGCACATCCAGGCCCACGTCGCCGACATCGTCACCGTCACCGAGGACGAGATCGCCGAGGCCACCCGCCGGCTGCTCATCGACGGCCGGCTGCTCGCCGAGCCGTCCGGCGCGGTGAGCGCGGCGGCGTTCTTCTTCCACCGCGACCGCCTCCCGCCCGGCCGGACCGTCGCCGTGATCTCCGGCGGCAACATCGACCCCGCGGTGCTGCGCTCGCTGCTGGCGTGA
- a CDS encoding 3-keto-5-aminohexanoate cleavage protein, translating to MSGVLLSLALPAADDDVLLRLVADAVHVGAVRVHLAAPASVVTVRALRAATPALLSAATGPADDVLDLVGHDHPAVAGHTVFVGRAGDAVLVDMVPPAADDDAALVAALSGRLAGLPADGPLRSVIARGDRATPAVLTALATGAHLRIGPGDGPVVVGDAVRALARAAALARLAGRPPSTVDEARARLLR from the coding sequence GTGAGCGGCGTGCTGCTGTCGCTGGCGCTGCCGGCGGCCGACGACGACGTCCTGCTGCGCCTCGTCGCTGACGCCGTGCACGTGGGCGCCGTCCGGGTGCACCTGGCGGCGCCGGCGTCGGTGGTGACGGTCAGGGCGCTGCGGGCCGCCACCCCGGCCCTGCTGAGCGCGGCCACCGGGCCGGCCGACGACGTCCTGGACCTGGTGGGCCACGACCATCCCGCGGTCGCCGGACACACCGTCTTCGTCGGCCGTGCCGGCGATGCGGTCCTGGTCGACATGGTGCCGCCCGCGGCCGACGACGACGCCGCTCTGGTGGCCGCCCTGAGCGGCCGGTTGGCCGGGCTGCCCGCCGACGGCCCGCTGCGGTCGGTGATCGCCCGCGGGGACCGGGCGACGCCCGCGGTGCTCACCGCGCTGGCCACGGGCGCCCACCTGCGGATCGGGCCGGGCGACGGGCCCGTGGTCGTCGGTGACGCGGTGCGGGCCCTCGCCCGGGCCGCCGCACTGGCCCGGTTGGCCGGCCGGCCACCGTCGACCGTCGACGAGGCCCGGGCGCGGCTGCTCCGGTGA
- a CDS encoding asparaginase, which produces MIELVRVVRSGFHESSHLGAVVVTGPDGAVLRALGPVDLPVFPRSSNKPFQALAMLAAGAPLAGPDLALASASHSGEPMHTQRALAILARAGLGEDDLGCPVALPLHEGARDEVIRAGGTPRRIYMNCSGKHSGMLAACVAAGWDTRSYLSPDHPLQRSVAAQVERLSGEAPVATGVDGCGAPLYAISLTGLARAFGRLTTAAPGTPERAVADAMRTHPELVAGTGRDDTLMMQAIPGLLMKAGAEGVHAAALADGRAVALKIADGHERARTPVLVAALRSLGVQSPVLDRFQRGVVLGGGVPVGSVEVVPGLF; this is translated from the coding sequence GTGATCGAGCTGGTGCGGGTCGTGCGGTCGGGATTCCACGAGAGCAGCCACCTCGGGGCGGTGGTCGTCACCGGACCCGACGGCGCGGTGCTCCGGGCGCTGGGCCCGGTCGACCTCCCGGTGTTCCCCCGGTCGTCGAACAAGCCGTTCCAGGCGCTGGCGATGCTGGCCGCCGGTGCTCCGCTGGCCGGCCCCGATCTGGCGCTGGCGTCCGCGTCGCACTCCGGTGAGCCGATGCACACCCAGCGCGCCCTGGCCATCCTGGCCCGCGCCGGGCTCGGCGAGGACGATCTCGGCTGCCCCGTCGCCCTGCCGCTGCACGAGGGCGCCCGGGACGAGGTCATCCGGGCCGGCGGTACCCCGCGCCGCATCTACATGAACTGCTCGGGCAAGCACTCCGGGATGCTGGCCGCCTGCGTCGCCGCCGGCTGGGACACCCGCTCCTACCTGTCCCCCGACCATCCGCTGCAACGGTCGGTCGCCGCGCAGGTCGAGCGGCTCTCCGGCGAGGCCCCCGTGGCCACCGGCGTCGACGGCTGCGGTGCCCCGCTGTACGCGATCAGCCTGACGGGTCTGGCGCGGGCGTTCGGGCGGCTGACGACCGCCGCACCGGGAACGCCGGAGCGGGCGGTGGCCGACGCGATGCGCACCCACCCGGAGCTCGTCGCCGGCACCGGCCGCGACGACACCCTGATGATGCAGGCGATCCCGGGTCTGTTGATGAAGGCCGGCGCGGAGGGTGTGCACGCCGCCGCCCTCGCCGACGGCCGCGCCGTCGCGCTCAAGATCGCCGACGGGCACGAACGCGCGCGCACCCCGGTGCTGGTGGCGGCGCTGCGTTCGCTGGGCGTGCAGAGCCCGGTGCTCGACCGGTTCCAGCGCGGTGTGGTGCTCGGCGGCGGCGTGCCGGTGGGGTCCGTCGAGGTCGTGCCCGGTCTGTTCTGA
- a CDS encoding DUF3073 domain-containing protein yields MGRGRQKAKQTKVARDLKYNTREIDVSALQNELSGRPGSPPSATRDDLDEGYGDYEDAYGTGR; encoded by the coding sequence ATGGGGCGAGGCCGTCAGAAGGCAAAGCAGACCAAGGTCGCACGGGATCTGAAGTACAACACCCGCGAGATCGACGTCAGCGCCTTACAGAACGAGCTCTCTGGACGACCCGGCTCTCCGCCGTCGGCCACGAGGGATGACCTTGACGAAGGGTACGGCGACTATGAGGATGCCTACGGCACCGGTCGTTGA
- a CDS encoding CsbD family protein: MSIGDKIKHAAEEAVGKVKETTGNATDNESLKAEGQADQASANAKQAGDKVGDAAKNVFGS, translated from the coding sequence ATGAGCATCGGAGACAAGATCAAGCACGCCGCCGAAGAGGCCGTGGGCAAGGTCAAGGAGACCACCGGAAACGCGACCGACAACGAGAGCCTGAAGGCCGAGGGCCAGGCCGATCAGGCGTCGGCCAACGCCAAGCAGGCCGGTGACAAGGTCGGCGACGCCGCCAAGAACGTGTTCGGCAGCTGA
- the purM gene encoding phosphoribosylformylglycinamidine cyclo-ligase, with protein sequence MTEHHPLGSGTTYAGSGVSVAAGEAAVDLMRKHTEKTYRPEVLGGIGGFASLFKLPMGKYREPVLASSSDGVGTKTAIAQALDVHDTIGIDLVAMVVDDLVACGAEPLFLQDYIACGALVPEKIATIVGGIAKGCQLSGCALVGGETAEHPGLMNVDDYDLAATAVGIVEMDAILGPDRVRPGDVVIALGSSGVHANGFSMVRRILLEIQRLPLEGYVEEFGRPLGVELLEPTRIYALDCLALGRDTEVHAYAHITGGGLVNNLARVIPRGVTARLDRRSWQPLPVFGFVAGHGRVERAEMELAFNMGVGMVAVVKADDADRAQAILTARHVPNWVLGTVEASGVDEPRVTLEGDHPRF encoded by the coding sequence ATGACCGAACACCACCCGCTGGGCTCCGGCACGACCTACGCCGGGTCCGGCGTCTCCGTCGCCGCCGGTGAAGCAGCCGTCGATCTGATGCGCAAGCACACCGAGAAGACCTACCGGCCCGAGGTGCTGGGCGGCATCGGCGGTTTCGCGTCGCTGTTCAAGCTGCCGATGGGCAAGTACCGGGAGCCGGTGCTGGCGTCGTCGTCCGACGGGGTCGGGACCAAGACCGCGATCGCGCAGGCTCTGGACGTCCACGACACCATCGGTATCGACCTGGTCGCGATGGTGGTCGACGACCTCGTCGCGTGCGGCGCGGAGCCGCTGTTCCTGCAGGACTACATCGCCTGTGGAGCGCTGGTCCCGGAGAAGATCGCCACCATCGTCGGCGGGATCGCCAAGGGCTGCCAGCTGTCGGGCTGCGCGCTGGTCGGCGGGGAGACCGCCGAACACCCGGGTCTGATGAACGTCGACGACTACGACCTGGCCGCCACCGCCGTGGGGATCGTCGAGATGGACGCCATCCTCGGGCCGGACCGGGTCCGGCCGGGCGACGTGGTGATCGCGTTGGGCTCGTCGGGCGTGCACGCCAACGGGTTCTCGATGGTCCGGCGGATCCTGTTGGAGATCCAGCGGCTGCCGCTGGAGGGCTACGTCGAGGAGTTCGGCCGACCGCTCGGGGTCGAGCTGCTGGAGCCGACGCGGATCTACGCGCTGGACTGTCTGGCGCTGGGCCGGGACACCGAGGTGCACGCCTACGCCCACATCACCGGTGGTGGGCTGGTCAACAACCTGGCCCGGGTCATCCCCCGCGGTGTCACCGCCCGGCTGGACCGGCGCAGCTGGCAGCCGCTGCCGGTGTTCGGCTTCGTCGCCGGACACGGTCGCGTCGAGCGGGCCGAGATGGAACTGGCCTTCAACATGGGTGTGGGCATGGTCGCCGTCGTCAAGGCCGACGACGCCGACCGGGCGCAGGCCATCCTGACCGCCCGGCACGTGCCGAACTGGGTTCTCGGCACCGTCGAGGCGTCCGGCGTGGACGAGCCCCGGGTGACCCTCGAGGGCGATCACCCGCGCTTCTGA
- the purF gene encoding amidophosphoribosyltransferase, with product MSGRRLEIDVVDEGPKEECGVFGVWAPGEEVAKLTYYGLYALQHRGQEAAGIAVADGAGILVFKDLGLVSQVFDEQTLSSLVGHIAVGHCRYSTTGGNNWENAQPTYATTAVGSGIALGHNGNLVNTAELASKAALIPGRSAFNRSTTDSDVVTRLLADRSADSTIFGAAMELLPTLKGAFNFVFCDEQTLYAARDPQGIHPLVLGRLDRGWVVASETAALDIVGASYVREVEPGELLAIDNDGLRSERFATPDPKGCLFEYAYLARPDTTIAGRGVHATRVEVGRRLAIEAPVEADLVIPTPESGTPAAIGYAQQSGIPYGQGLVKNAYVGRTFIQPSQTIRQLGIRLKLNPLRDVIRGKRLIVVDDSIVRGNTQRALVRMLRESGALEVHVRIAAPPVRWPCFYGIDFASRTELIANASPDESAVESVRAFIGADTLGYVSLESLVQSSEQPRNRLCTACFTGEYPVAIPAQVGKHVLEGIARGVASGADAGVPSVHAASYGAEDALTRP from the coding sequence CTGTCGGGGCGACGTCTGGAGATCGACGTCGTCGACGAGGGGCCCAAGGAGGAGTGCGGCGTCTTCGGCGTCTGGGCTCCCGGCGAAGAGGTCGCCAAGCTGACCTACTACGGGCTGTACGCGCTGCAGCACCGCGGCCAGGAGGCCGCCGGCATCGCCGTGGCCGACGGCGCCGGCATCCTGGTGTTCAAGGACCTCGGCCTGGTCTCCCAGGTCTTCGACGAGCAGACGCTGTCGTCGCTGGTCGGACACATCGCCGTCGGGCACTGCCGCTACTCCACCACCGGCGGGAACAACTGGGAGAACGCGCAGCCCACCTACGCCACCACGGCGGTCGGCAGCGGCATCGCGCTGGGCCACAACGGCAACCTGGTCAACACCGCCGAGCTCGCGTCCAAGGCCGCGCTCATCCCCGGCCGGTCGGCGTTCAACCGGTCGACCACCGACTCCGACGTCGTCACCCGGCTGCTGGCCGACCGCTCCGCCGACTCCACGATCTTCGGAGCCGCGATGGAGCTGCTGCCCACGCTCAAGGGCGCGTTCAACTTCGTCTTCTGCGACGAGCAGACCCTGTACGCCGCCCGCGACCCGCAGGGCATCCACCCGCTGGTGCTGGGCCGGTTGGACCGCGGCTGGGTCGTCGCCTCCGAGACCGCCGCCCTGGACATCGTCGGCGCCTCCTACGTCCGTGAGGTCGAGCCGGGCGAACTGCTGGCCATCGACAACGACGGGCTGCGCAGCGAACGGTTCGCCACCCCCGATCCCAAGGGCTGCCTCTTCGAGTACGCCTACCTGGCCCGGCCGGACACCACCATCGCCGGCCGCGGCGTGCACGCGACCCGGGTCGAGGTCGGTCGCCGGCTGGCCATCGAGGCACCGGTGGAGGCCGACCTGGTCATCCCGACGCCCGAGTCCGGCACGCCGGCGGCCATCGGCTACGCCCAGCAGTCGGGCATCCCGTACGGCCAGGGCCTGGTCAAGAACGCCTACGTGGGGCGGACCTTCATCCAGCCGTCGCAGACCATCCGGCAGCTCGGTATCCGGCTCAAGCTGAACCCGCTGCGGGACGTCATCCGTGGGAAGCGGCTCATCGTCGTGGACGACTCCATCGTCCGCGGCAACACCCAGCGGGCCCTGGTCCGGATGCTGCGCGAGTCGGGGGCGCTGGAGGTCCACGTGCGGATCGCCGCACCGCCGGTGCGCTGGCCCTGCTTCTACGGGATCGACTTCGCCTCCCGCACCGAGCTGATCGCCAACGCGAGCCCGGACGAGAGCGCCGTCGAGTCGGTGCGGGCCTTCATCGGCGCGGACACCCTCGGCTACGTCTCCCTCGAATCGTTGGTGCAGTCGTCCGAGCAGCCGCGCAACCGGCTCTGCACGGCCTGCTTCACCGGTGAGTACCCGGTGGCCATCCCCGCCCAGGTCGGCAAGCACGTCCTGGAGGGCATCGCCCGGGGCGTCGCCTCCGGTGCGGATGCGGGAGTGCCATCGGTCCACGCGGCAAGCTACGGCGCAGAGGATGCACTGACCCGACCATGA
- a CDS encoding sterol carrier family protein: protein MVRRAVTAAEVRTALRRLADPADAGAPVPARDLVRTTLRWLAQQHPGHTVEIRVPPFAAVQAIEGPRHTRGTPPNVVEMDAATWLDLVSGRLSWEGAVAAGRVNASGLRADLAALLPLAEP from the coding sequence ATGGTGCGACGGGCGGTGACGGCGGCGGAGGTCCGCACGGCCTTGCGGCGACTGGCCGACCCGGCCGACGCCGGCGCCCCGGTCCCGGCCCGCGACCTCGTGCGCACCACGCTGCGGTGGCTCGCGCAGCAGCACCCCGGCCACACCGTGGAGATCCGGGTGCCGCCGTTCGCCGCGGTGCAGGCGATCGAGGGCCCGCGGCACACCCGCGGCACCCCGCCCAACGTCGTGGAGATGGACGCCGCGACCTGGCTGGACCTGGTGTCGGGCCGGTTGTCGTGGGAGGGGGCGGTGGCGGCCGGCCGGGTCAACGCCAGTGGGCTGCGGGCCGACCTCGCCGCCCTGCTGCCGTTGGCGGAGCCGTGA
- a CDS encoding serine hydrolase — translation MTDRRTFLTGAAGAVGALGAGGLLASCTTTPTTTGASGTIGTSAAIDTSGASGPATGTTTAAPPAGNPTFTLAPVGDTSPDGYSVLAVDDSRIEAAVAALDGIAEDVMQRSGIPGMAIAVVRGAQVRYAKGFGVREVGRPETIDADTVFQLASVSKSIAATCVAKAVTDKVVTWTDPIVSHLPDVELSDPAVTAMVTVADCFAHRTGLPDAAGDDLEGLGFDRTQILERLRLFPLDLFRASYHYTNFGLTLGGTAVAAAAGLPWEDLCAKNVYEPLRMTATSSTHEGYLSRANRATIHFPVDGGFRPLYTRDADAQSPAGGVSSSVNDLTRWLSLQLADGQVDGVPLIDPDVLLEMHLPHITNAPATAPVERSRFYGYGVNVETTSSGHVRWGHSGAFYVGAGTCYGIVPAAGVAVVVLTNAAPLGVAEAVAFSFTDLVRTGVVERDWLDHYGPLFTQLFVNPSTVAGPAPADAAPPRPSAAYTGIYRNDYVGDVTVTDSGGTLTVTLGPKDLTAPLTPYDGDVFAWEPPGGNGDPVSAVTFGGEPGGPVTTMTLEFLQLGDLVRV, via the coding sequence ATGACCGATCGACGGACGTTCCTCACCGGCGCCGCGGGCGCCGTCGGTGCGCTGGGAGCGGGCGGCCTGCTCGCCTCCTGCACCACCACGCCGACCACCACCGGCGCCTCCGGCACCATCGGCACGTCCGCCGCCATCGACACGTCCGGCGCCTCCGGGCCGGCCACCGGGACGACCACCGCCGCACCTCCCGCCGGGAACCCCACGTTCACGCTCGCGCCGGTCGGGGACACCTCCCCCGACGGGTACTCCGTGCTCGCCGTCGACGACTCCCGTATCGAGGCGGCGGTGGCGGCGCTGGACGGGATCGCGGAGGACGTGATGCAGCGCTCGGGCATCCCCGGCATGGCCATCGCGGTCGTCCGGGGGGCGCAGGTGCGGTACGCGAAGGGGTTCGGCGTCCGGGAGGTCGGCAGGCCCGAGACGATCGACGCCGACACGGTGTTCCAGCTGGCGTCGGTGTCCAAGTCGATCGCCGCCACGTGCGTGGCGAAGGCCGTCACCGACAAGGTCGTCACCTGGACGGACCCCATCGTGTCGCACCTGCCGGACGTCGAACTCAGCGATCCGGCGGTGACCGCCATGGTCACCGTCGCGGACTGCTTCGCCCATCGCACCGGCCTCCCCGACGCGGCCGGCGACGACCTGGAGGGGCTGGGGTTCGACCGGACGCAGATCCTGGAGCGGCTGCGGTTGTTCCCGCTGGATCTGTTCCGCGCCTCCTACCACTACACCAACTTCGGGCTCACCCTCGGCGGCACCGCGGTGGCGGCGGCGGCCGGCCTGCCGTGGGAGGACCTCTGTGCGAAGAACGTCTACGAGCCGCTCAGGATGACCGCCACCAGCTCCACGCACGAGGGCTATCTCTCGCGGGCGAACCGCGCGACGATCCACTTCCCGGTCGACGGCGGCTTCCGGCCGCTGTACACCCGCGACGCCGACGCACAGTCGCCGGCCGGCGGGGTCAGCTCGTCGGTGAACGACCTGACCCGGTGGCTGAGCCTGCAGCTCGCGGACGGGCAGGTGGACGGCGTGCCGCTGATCGACCCGGACGTGCTGCTGGAGATGCACCTGCCCCACATCACCAACGCGCCGGCGACGGCACCGGTCGAGCGGAGCCGCTTCTACGGCTACGGCGTCAACGTCGAGACGACCTCCAGCGGTCACGTGCGGTGGGGGCATTCCGGCGCCTTCTACGTCGGCGCCGGCACCTGCTACGGCATCGTGCCGGCGGCCGGCGTGGCCGTCGTCGTGCTCACCAACGCCGCGCCCCTGGGCGTCGCGGAAGCCGTCGCCTTCAGCTTCACCGACCTGGTGCGCACCGGCGTGGTGGAGCGGGACTGGCTCGACCACTACGGACCGCTGTTCACACAGCTGTTCGTCAACCCGAGCACCGTCGCCGGCCCCGCCCCGGCGGACGCCGCACCGCCGCGCCCGTCGGCCGCGTACACCGGCATCTACCGCAACGACTACGTCGGCGACGTCACGGTGACCGACAGCGGTGGCACGCTCACCGTCACCCTGGGACCCAAGGACCTGACCGCACCCCTCACCCCCTACGACGGTGACGTCTTCGCCTGGGAGCCGCCGGGCGGCAACGGTGACCCGGTCTCGGCGGTGACGTTCGGCGGAGAACCCGGCGGTCCGGTCACCACGATGACGCTGGAGTTCCTGCAGCTCGGTGACCTCGTCCGGGTCTGA